One region of Gossypium raimondii isolate GPD5lz chromosome 6, ASM2569854v1, whole genome shotgun sequence genomic DNA includes:
- the LOC105773577 gene encoding uncharacterized protein LOC105773577 — protein sequence MARSLSQSVLKLRLITKPHPSSSRLLAVRTQSNQPNPSDSSDASSDSSSDPLLRKLEDAIHRIIVRRSAPDWLPFIPGSSYWVPPSTAQSYGLAQLVEKLANPLTSEESMSTTSARGWPSSDYFIKGGSPHPVEVDLISNTSSKSEDEEG from the exons ATGGCCCGTTCCCTTTCTCAATCCGTTCTCAAGCTCCGCCTAATCACCAAACCTCACCCTTCTTCCTCTCGTCTCCTTGCCGTCCGAACCCAATCCAACCAACCCAACCCTTCCGACTCCTCCGATGCTTCATCCGATTCTTCCTCTGATCCGCTCCTGCGGAAACTTGAAGACGCCATCCACCGGATCATCGTTCGCCGTTCCGCTCCCGATTGGCTCCCTTTCATTCCCGGATCCTCTTACTGGGTCCCGCCGTCCACGGCCCAATCTTACGGCCTTGCCCAGCTTGTTGAGAAATTGGCGAACCCGTTGACCTCGGAGGAATCCATGTCCACCACTTCCGCCCGAGGCTGGCCCTCCTCTGACTATTTCATCAAAG GTGGATCCCCGCATCCAGTGGAGGTAGACTTAATATCAAATACTTCGTCTAAATCCGAGGATGAAGAAGGATGA